The Pyxidicoccus sp. MSG2 DNA segment CGAGTATGAGATCGAGAACCTGTCCGTGGTCTTCGCTCCCGGCCTGATGGATCAGGCGAAGCGCGTTCTCGGCGAGGACATCATGGAGGCGATGTCCTTCGTGAAGGAGCACGCGGAGATCGACGTGGGCCACACCGCGCTCAACGAGTACATGCTGGGCAAGCTTCTGGGCCAGGTGCCCGAGGCGGCCCCCATCGTCGGCCGCACCGGCGCGCGCGCGCTGGATATCTACCTGAACTTCATGGCCGACTGCGTGGAGCGCGCCGAGCAGCTCCTGAAGTCCGCCGCGGCCTGAGCTCCCACAGGTCCTGAAAGTCTCGCGGGCGTCACGGGCACGAGTGTGTCCGCGACGCCCGTGGCTTTTTCCGGCCCCCTGCCCTTCCAGCGAGGCTGGATGCGCACCGGTTCAACTTGCGCGCCGGACCTCGCCGTGCCCCTGGCGCGCCAGCGGGCGGATGCGTCCGCGCAGCGAGCCCTGCAGGTGCCCCTGCCCACCGCCACCCGCCGTGCCGTAGACGTAGCGGTCCGGGCGGAGCACCACGACGTCCGCCGAGTGCTGCGCGAACCAGGCACCGAGCCGGCCTTCCACGTCCACCACCCCTTCCGCCCGGATGGAACCGGTGCGCTCCGCCGCGGACACCGGCAGCCAGCGCGCGCCCAGTTCCTCCGCCAGCGTCCGGGCCTCGCGCTGCGCTTCCAGTGAAGCCCCGGGTCGCGTCAGCACCGCGAAGCCCTCGCCGAGGACGTCGTCCAGCAGGGCGGAACTTCCGTCCGGCAGCGCCACGCGAGGCTGCGGAAAGTAGGTGCCCTCCGGGGCGTCCTTCTTCGCGCGGCGTGCGTGGACGAGGAAGCCCTGCTCCAGCGGCATCATCGGCTTGACCTTGTACTGGCGGATGAAGTCACCGGTGACGGGCAGACGGTAGAGCAACTGGATGAGGGCGTTGCGCGCCCGGGCCAGCACCTGCCCGCCCGTCATCATCACCCGGCCCATGGCGTCCGAGCTGCGGATGACCTCCGCCACGTGCGCGCGCCGCTCCTGCTCGTACGTGTCCAGCAGCGACGCATCCGCCGCGCCCCCGAGCACCAGTCCCAGCTTCCACGCCAGGTTCGCCGCGTCCCGAAAGCCCGCGCACAGCCCCTGCCCCAGGAAGGGCGGCATCAGGTGCGCGGCGTCTCCGAGGAGGAACGCCCGGCCCACCCGCCACTTCTCCGCGAGACGGCTGTGGTACGAGTACACATTGACGGAACGGACCTTCACCGTCGCCGGGTCCAGGTAGGGCGCGATGAGGCTCCGGACGAACTCGGGCCGGCGCGCCGCCTCCAGGTCCTCGTCCGGCGCGAGGATGATGTCGAAGCGCATCTCGTCGCGCGCCGTACGGGTGATGAAGCCGCGGCGCCTGGGGCCGCAGAGGTACGCCGTGAACTCCGGGTCCGGCGTGGTGGTGGCCACGGTGATGGCGAGCGAGTGCTCCAGCGCCGTCGTCCCCTCGAGCTTCAGGCCCAGACGCCGACGGATGGCGCTGTGCGCGCCGTCGCAGGCCAGCAGGTAGCGGGCGTGCACCGTCACTGCGTGCTCGCTCGCGCACTCCTTCACCCGCGCCGTCACGCCCTCGTCGTCCTGCACGAAGGACTCGACCTCGTGGCCCTGCCAGAGGCTCACGTGGGGGAAGCGGTCCATGCCCCTGCGCAGCGCCGCCTCCAGACGAGGCTGCTGGAAGAACGCGCCCACGAAGTGGCCGAAGGGCTGGTCCACCTTCGTGAAGTCCACCTCCGCCAGCGTGCGCAGCTCGTCGTCCAGGTACTTCAGGAGCCGGCACGGGAAGAAGCCCGGCCCCAGCTCGTCCACGAGGCCCACCGACTGGAAGATGCGCTGCGCCTCGTCATCCACGCTGATGGCGCGGGACTGGCCGTGGGGCGCCGGCTCCCGCTCGATGACGAGGGTGCGCACCCCGTGCTGACCCAGCAGGTTCGCCGCCATCGCTCCAACAGGCCCACACCCGACAATGATGACATCAACAGACTCTGGAGCCATGTCCGCCTCCGGTTGCGCGACGTGTGAGCTGATCTGCCTTTGAGCCGATTCCCCCCTTGACCTGGGAGATAAAGATATCAAGACAACCTGACAACCCCTCCGGTCCGATTCTGACTCCCGTCGACTGCTGAGCTGATCGACACCGGACGGCCTGAACCCATCCCTTTCCCCGCATCACCTGTTTTCCCCTCGGAAACCGGCCCCACTCCCCGCTGCCTGGTGGCCCACCGCTCCGAGCGGCCCGCGCTCCGGAGCGACCCCACCGCATCCTGTGCCCTCATCAACTCCTTCATCTATTTGAACGCACGAGCGGAAATACCTTGCATGTCTGAGTTTCGCCTTCCCGGAATCGCTGCCGGATGGCAACGGCATGTCTCAAGGCCAGGCGTGTGAGGGTGTCCAGCCAGACACGGGCACCCCTGCAACCCGGCGTCTGCCATTCCTTGGAGGCTTCAAGATTGCGCCCGGACGGAACGACGCGGTGCAATGCGGGCTGAGTCCTCGCCTGCCCGGCAGCCAACATGGCGGAATCGTGACGCGAGGGGGCCTGTCCGGAACCCGGCAGTGACGCCCCACTCCAACGCGCGGCGTCGTGATTTCCAGGGCTTATGGGGGTTGTATGCAGGCTCCGAAGTTCCTCAAGGAGCAGACAGATGGAATGGCTCGAGTTCCCCCGTTGGTCCCCCGAAGTGGAGCGGCAGCTGGCGATGCAGGCCGCCCGGTTGGGCGCGGCCATGAGCCGGGGAGGCCTCACGGCCCGTCGGCCCGGCATCAGCGCCACCGTGGCGGCGGCGTACCGGCTGAACGCGATGCTGCGGGCGTACCCGCGCACCAACCCCTGGGGCCACCCCGCCTCCGAGTGCTGAGCGCCTCGCGCCCCTGAAGCCCGACCCGTCCTCCTTCGACGGCGCCAGGGCCCTGTAGGCGCGGGAGACCGCGACGAGGCCCCTCCTCCGCCCTCACCCGAGGGACGGGAGCGCGGCCCCCGGTCCCGACTTTGACTCCAGAATCAGGCTTCCCGCGTCAGCCGATGGAGCGCTGGCGGAGCACGGTGCGTTCGACCTTGCCCATGGCGTTGCGTGGGAGCGCGTCCACCCAGGTGAAGCGCGCGGGCGTCTTGAAGCCCGCGAGCGACTGGCGGCACCACGCGTCCAGCGCCTCGGACGGGGGCGTGGGCTGGCCGGCGCGGAGCGCGAGGAAGGCTACCGGGACTTCGCCCCAGCGGGCGTCCGGCACGCCCACCACCGCGGCCTCCTGCACCGCCGGGTGGTTGGCGAGCACCGCTTCAATCTCCGCGGGGTAGAGGTTCTCTCCACCCCGGACGATGAGGTCCGTGCGACGTGAGAGCACGGTGAGGCGACCGTGCGCGTCGAGCACGCCCACGTCCTTCGTGCGCAGCCAGCCGTCTCGGAGGACGTCGCGCGTGGCGTCCGGGCGCTTCCAGTAGCCCGCCATCACCGTCGGGCCACGCACCTCGATGTCCCCTTCCACGCCGGAGCCTTGCGGGGTGCCGTCCTCGCCGATGATGCGGACGTGCATGCCGGGGAGCGGAGGGCCCGCGGTGCGGCCGTCGGCTTCGCTGGGGCGCTCCGTCGTCACCTGGGAGCACGCCTCCGTGAGGCCGTACGTCTGGAGCGCCAGCAGTCCCGCGGCCCGCGCACGCGCCAGCAGGGGAACGGGGACGGGGCCTCCGCCGATGAGCGCCAGCCGGAAGGTCGGCGGCACCGGGCGATCACCTCGCGCATCCAGGACGCGCTCGAGCGTGGTGGCCACGAGGCTCGCGTGCGAGATGCCCTCCACGTCGATGGCCCGGTTGACCGCGTCCGCGTCGAAGCGGTCATGGAGGATGAGCGCGCCGCCCTCGTAGGCCGTGCGCGTGAGCATGGCGAGCCCGCCCACATGGAAGAGAGGCAGCGTGCCCAGCCAGCGGGGCGCGGGGTGTGCGCCCAGGTTCGCCGCGGAGGCCTTGGAGGAGGCCCGGAAGTTGCCCTCCGTGAGCACCGCCCCCTTGGGCCGCCCCGTCGTCCCGCTCGTGAAGAGGAGCACCCTGGGCGCATCCTCCGCCAGCGGCTCACACGTGGGTGATGGCGTGGAGTGAGGGGCGACGAGGGACTCCAGGCCTTCCGCGCCGGGGAGCCGGTCCATCAGCGCGCCCAGGGCGAGCACCAGGCGGGGCTCCACGTCCTCCATCAGCGGCCCCAGTTCCGCCCGCGTGAGGCGCGCATTGAGGGGGGCCAGCACGGCGCCCAGGCGCCCCAGGGCCCAGAAGAGGCACACGGACGCCACATGGTTCGTCGCGAGCAGCGCCACGCGGTCCCCGGCGCCGACACCCCGGTCCTCGAGGGCCTTCACCCACCGGCCCACCTCCACGTCCAGCGCCCGGTACGTCCACGCGCTTCCGGCGAAGGTGAGCGCCTCGGCCTCCGGGTACCGCCGGGCTCCTTCGCGGAGGGGACACGCCCGACCGCCTCGGGCGCCAGGGGAAGTGCCAGCTTCGACCGCCTTCGGGTCCGTCATCCTCGCGCCTCGGAATCCATGGGGCGGACCTACATCGTCAGCCCACCATCTCGGGCGTCAGGCCCAGACCGGGGGCCTGGGGCAGCCGGATGTGCCCGTGCACGGGGCGATACGGGTGCGACGCGGGCTCGTGCGCGAAGAGGCGCCCCACCGCGAGCCCCGACGCCAGCGCGCCCGAGGGCAGTGCCGCCGCGAGGTGTGTCGCGCCGGCCCGCGCCACCACTCCGTCCAGCGAGCTGGTGACGTACGACTGCATGCCCAGCCGCGCCGCCCGCATCGCCACCACCAGGCACGGCAGCAGCCCACCCAGCACCATCGGCTTGAGCACCACCGCGCCCACCGCGGGGCCTCCGCCCATCAGCGGGTCCACCGCCAGCAGTGCCCGCAGCGCCTCGGGCGAGCCGAGCGACTCGTCCGCCGCCACCATGCACGGTGCCCGCCGCTGCACCCGCCACAGCGCCGCCAGGTCCTCCGGCGGCGTGGGCTGCTCCACCAGCTCCAGGCCGTACCAGCCCAGCTTGTCCAGCGCGCGCTTCGCCTCGGGCTCGGTCCAGCCGCCATTCGCGTCCAGCCGCAGCTTCACGTCCGGCCCCACGGCCTCGCGCACCGCCTTCACGCGCTGCTCGTCGTCGTCCAGCGGGCGGCCCGCCACCTTCAGCTTGAGCGTCCCATAGCCCTCGGCCACCGCCTTGCGGGCCTCCTCCGCCAGCGCCTCCGGCCCGTCCCCGCTGAGCAGCGCATTCACCGCGACCTCCGTGCGCGCCTCCTCGGCCAGCAGCCAGCACAGCGGGACGCCCTGCCGCTGCGCCAGCAGGTCCAGCAGCGCCAGCTCCAGCGCGTGCTCCGAGGCAGGCATCGGCCCTTCCGGCGTGGTCTGGCGGGAACGGATGCGCACGCCGTCACCTCGCGCCACCGCCGGTGGGAACGGGGACAGCGTGTCCTCGATGGCTCGCACCGAGTCCCCGAGGAACTGTCCCTTCAGCGCCGCAAGCCAGGCCTCCAGCGTGGCGCCACAGTCAGCGAGCGTCTCCGTGCCGAACTCCGGCAGCGGCATCGCCTCGCCGAGGCCCACGCGTCCCGCTTCGTCCTCCAGTCGCACGAGGAAACCCTCGCGCGCCGCATGGGTGCTTCGGGACGTTTTCAGGGGCTGGAGCAGCTCCAGCCGCAACGGGGTAAGTGAGGCCTTGGCGATGCGCATGGGCTCACATCATCTCAGGTACAGCCCCAGCGCGAACAGCAGGCCATAGACAAGTTGTAGCCGCGCCGTTCCCCCCAGGGCCGGGTTCAGCGCGGCCCCCTGGGCGGTCAACATCAACCTCAGAGGTGGAACTGCCAGTGGAAGACTCAGCAGGGCCAGGAATACCCAGGGGCCCGCCTGCCCCAACGCGTACATGGCGAAGGGCGTGGCATAGGACAGCACGAGCAGCAGCACGTACTCCGCGCGGCCCATGCCCGTGCCGAAGCGCACCACCAGCGTGCGCTTGCCTGCCTTCACGTCCGTCGAGGCGTCGCGCTGGTTGTTCACCACGATGAGCGCGGTGCCGATGGCCCCCACCGGGACTGCCGCCCACCACGCCGCCGGGTCCACCGTGCCCGCCTGGACGTAGTACGTCCCCGTCACCGCCACGAGCCCGAAGAAGATGAAGACGAACAGGTCTCCCAGCCCGTGGTAGCCCAGCGGGAAGGGTCCGCCCGTGTACGCGAAGCCGCACAGCAGCGACGCGACACCAATCGCGATGATGGGCCAGCCCCCCACCACCACGAGGTACAGGCCCACCGCTGTCGCCAGCCCGAAACACACGGCCGCGCCGGCCAGCACCGTGCTCGGCGCGATGAGGCCGCTCTGCGTGACGCGCTTGGGGCCGAGCCGCTCGTGCGTGTCCGCGCCCTTCTTGAAGTCGTAGTAGTCGTTGATGAAGTTGGTGCCAATCTGGATGAGCACCGCCCCCAGCAGCGCCGCGAGCGCCGGAAGCGCGCGGCCCACGCCCAGACCGAACGCGAGCGCCGTACCCACCAGCACCGGAACCAACGCCGCCGTCAGCGTCTTCGGCCGCGCCGCCATCACCCAGAGCTTCACGCCGGGACGAGGCTTCTCCATCGAGGGATTGACTCCAGGAACCGACGTGCTCACGAGCCCATCCTCCCCGCCACCGTGGAGGCGGGACTGTCGAACTGCGGCGCCTCGTACCAGGGCGTCTGGAGGAAGCCCAGCACCTCGCGGGCGTACGCCTCCGGCGCTTCAAGGTGTGGCGCGTGGCCGCAGTCCGCGAAGGCATGGCGCCACACCACCGGCAGCTCCGCGGCCATGCGGCGCGCCGTCTGGGTGAACTTCGCGTCGTTCGCGCCGGTGAGCAGCAGCGTGGGCCGCCGCTGCGCGTGCAGCTCCGGCCAGTAGTCCGGCTGTACGCCCAGGCCCAGGCACTCCAGCGCTCCGGCGAGTCCCTCCGGCGTGCAGGCGCCGCGGCGGGCGCGCAGGGCGTCACGGCGCTCGGGCGACAACTGGCGCAGACCCTCGAAGAGGGGGAGCGCCTCCCAGCGGTCGACGAAGGCGTCCACGCCCCGGGCTCGGATGAAGGCCGCGAGCTGCGCATCCGCCTCGCGCCGCGCCGCGCGCTCCTGCCGGCGGTGCAGGCCCGGCGAGCCGCTCTCCATGATGAGCCGGCCGAACCGGTCTGGTGCGCGCACGACCGCCGCCAGCGCCACGCGCGCGCCCTGCGAGTAGCCCAGCAAATCCACGGGCCCCTGCCCCAGCCGGTCCACCAGCGCCACCAGCGCGTCCACCGTCTCCAGGAAGCCCTCACGGCCCATGTGCCGCGGCAGCGGCGTGGCCCCGTGTCCGGGCAGGTCCACGGCGATGGCCTTCACCGCGCGGCCCAGGAAGGGCCGCAGGTCGTCGAAGGAGCTCCGGCTGCCCGTGAAGCCGTGCAGCAGCACGAGCGGCCGGGGGCCCTCGCCCCACGTCTCATATGCCAGCGTCACGCCCATGGTCCGTCTCCCAGTGCGGCAGCCATCCGAGCGAAGAGCTGCCGGTGCTCGTCCACGTTGGCGGCGCGATCCACCCGCACCTCCACCAGATGCAGTCCCCCCTCGAGCCCCTCGCGCACCGCCGCCCGAAGCGCCGCGGGCGTCCGGGGCCGGTGCAGACGCGCCCCGCCGAGCGCGGCCGCGTGGGACAGGTCCACCCCGTGAGGAGTGCCGAAGAGGGACTCGAAGTCGTCCGGCCGCGCCGCCTGGGCCACCGGCAGGAACGAGAAGATGCCGCCACCGTCGTTGTTCACCACCACCACGGTGAGCGACAGGCGGGCACGCGCCGCGGTGACGAAGGCGCCCACGTCGTGCAGCAGCGCCAGGTCCCCGGTGAGCAGCACCGCGGGCCGTCCCGCCGCCGCGGCCATGCCGAGCGCGCTGGAGACGATGCCGTCGATGCCGTTGGCCCCGCGATTCGCCAGCACTCGCAGCGGCACCGAACCCGCTGGGGCGAAGGCGTCCACGTCGCGGATGGGCATGCTGCTGGACACGAAGAGCGGCACCCCGGACGGCAGCGCCGCCACCACCTCGCGCGCGATGCGCGGCTCGTTGAGCACCTCGGGCTGCTCGGAGAAGGCCGACTCCAATTCCGCGCGCGCCAGCCTCTCCGCGCCCAGGAAGCTCCGCGCCCAGGGCCCCGCGCCGCGCGAAAGGCCGCGCGTCAATGCCTCGCAAGAGGCCACCGCCGAGCCCTCCACCACCAGCGCCGCCCGGTGCGCCGGGTCGAACAGTGCGCCCCCGTCGCTGAAGAGGACGATGTCCGCGCCGGACGCGTCGAGCCACTGCTGCGGCACCTTGGGCGTCAGCCCTCCGCCGAAGCGCAGCACCAACTCGGGACGGTGCGCCTTCGCGAAGGGCGCGTGGCGCAGCAGCGCGTCGTAGTGCGACACCGTGAGCGGACCGCCGCCATAACGGGCCTGCGAGGTGGCCTCGGCCAGCACCGGGTAGCCCGTCGCCTGCGCCAGCGCGCTGATGGCCTCCGCGAAGCCGTCCGCCTCGTCTCGCGGTCCGCAGACGATGACGCCGCGCTCGGTGGCGGCGATGCGGCGGCGCACGCCTTCCAGCGCGGCCGCATCCGGCGCGGGCATGGGCGGGACGATTCGCGTGAGCGGCGCCCCGGGCCGGCCCGCCTTTGCCAGCGCGGACAGTCGCTCCTCACCGAAGGGCTCCACCACCGGGGCCAGCGGCTCGCGGAAGGGCACGTTGAGCTGCACGGCGCCTCGCGGGGCGCGCAGCGCGGTGGCCACGGCGCGGGCGGCGGTGGCGCGCAGGTGGGCCACGGCCACGTCACTCGCCTCGGGCAGGCCCAGGTCCGCGAAGAGGCGCGCGTGCTCGCCGAAGAAGCGTGCCTGCGACACCGTCTGCGGCGCGCCCCACCCCTGCAGCTCCAGCGGGCGGTCCGCCGTCAGCACCACCAGCGGCACGTGGGCCAGCGACGCCTCGATGACCGCCGGGTAGAAGTGCGCCCCCGCCGTGCCGCTCGTGGCCACCACGACCACCGGGGCCCGCGACTGCTTCGCGAGTCCCAGCGCGAAGAAGCCCGCGCTCCGCTCGTCGATGACGGACCAGGTCCGCAGCCCCTCCGAGCGGGCGCACGCCAGCGCCAGCGGCGACGAGCGCGAGCCCGGGCACACCACCGCGTGCCGCACGCCCCCTCGCGTCAGCTCTTCCAGCAACGCGCGCGCCCACAGCACATTGACGTTAGCGTCGGACGACATCCCCGCCTCCCAGCGCCCGCAACATGGCCAGGCTCTTCATCTCCGTCTCCCGCCACTCGGCTTCCGGAGTGGAGCCCGCCACCAGCCCCACGCCCACGAACAGCCGCGCCTTCCCACCGCGCACCAGCGCCGAGCGCAGCGCCACCATCAGGTGCGCGCGCTTCGGACCCACCCAGCCCACCGGCCCCGCATACCAGCCGCGGTCCAACCCCTCGTGCTCCACCAGGAAGGACAGCGCCCGCTCGCGCGGGAAGCCGCCCACCGCCGGCGTCGGGTGCAGCGCCGCCACCACCTGCGCCGCCGTGACTCCGGGCTTCAGGTCCGCGCGGATGCCCGTGCGCAGGTGCACCAGATTCTTCAGTGTGAGCAGCGCGGGCTCCGCGTCCGACGTCACCTTCTCCGCCAGGGGGCGCAGCGTCGCGAGGATGTAGCGCACCACCGAGTCGTGCTCGCGCAAGTCCTTGTCGTGCCCCTTCAACCCGGCCGCATCCCCCGGCGACGCCGTGCCCGCGAGGGCCTCCGTCTGGAGCACCTGTCCGTCCACGCGGCACAGCGTCTCCGGCGTGGCGCCCAGGAAGCAGGCCCCGTCCGGCGCGCGGAAGAGGAAGGTGGCGCAGCGCGGGTTCTGCTCGCGCAGCCGCGACAGCACGTCCACCACGTCGAAGGCCGCCGGCCCTTCCGCGTCCAGCGAGCGCGCCAGCACCACCTTCTGGAGGTGGCCCGAGGCAATCGCCTCCAGCGCGCGCTCCACCCGCGCCTCGAAGGCGGGCCGCGAGGAGGCCAGCGCCAGCGCCACCTGCGCGCCCTTCGGATGCCGGTACGTCGCCGGGAAGCACGCGCGCACCCGCTCCAGCCGCGAGCGCACCGCATCCTCACCACCCCGACCCTCCGGCGCGAAGGCCGCCACCATCAGCCCCGCCCCGTCACGCCACACCAGCACCTCCGGCAACGTCCAGCGCGCCACGCCGTGGGCGTCCCACGCCGCGTCCGGCGCACCGGTGGCGCCGAAGCGCATTCCGCCGAACCAGGGGCCGGGCATGGACTCGGGCGCTTCACCCACCCAGCGCAGCGACAGGGCGCCCAGGGACGCCAGCGCGGCCGGGGCCTGGGATGCGTCCTCCGCCACCACCACCGCGGCCTCGCCCCAGCCGGCGGCGGCCTCCTGGGCCAGCGGCCGCTCCCAGT contains these protein-coding regions:
- a CDS encoding isochorismate synthase, producing the protein MKTLNPVEGQRWVAGMMPLAEGDPLAGADVLGVPSVYWERPLAQEAAAGWGEAAVVVAEDASQAPAALASLGALSLRWVGEAPESMPGPWFGGMRFGATGAPDAAWDAHGVARWTLPEVLVWRDGAGLMVAAFAPEGRGGEDAVRSRLERVRACFPATYRHPKGAQVALALASSRPAFEARVERALEAIASGHLQKVVLARSLDAEGPAAFDVVDVLSRLREQNPRCATFLFRAPDGACFLGATPETLCRVDGQVLQTEALAGTASPGDAAGLKGHDKDLREHDSVVRYILATLRPLAEKVTSDAEPALLTLKNLVHLRTGIRADLKPGVTAAQVVAALHPTPAVGGFPRERALSFLVEHEGLDRGWYAGPVGWVGPKRAHLMVALRSALVRGGKARLFVGVGLVAGSTPEAEWRETEMKSLAMLRALGGGDVVRR
- the menC gene encoding o-succinylbenzoate synthase yields the protein MRIAKASLTPLRLELLQPLKTSRSTHAAREGFLVRLEDEAGRVGLGEAMPLPEFGTETLADCGATLEAWLAALKGQFLGDSVRAIEDTLSPFPPAVARGDGVRIRSRQTTPEGPMPASEHALELALLDLLAQRQGVPLCWLLAEEARTEVAVNALLSGDGPEALAEEARKAVAEGYGTLKLKVAGRPLDDDEQRVKAVREAVGPDVKLRLDANGGWTEPEAKRALDKLGWYGLELVEQPTPPEDLAALWRVQRRAPCMVAADESLGSPEALRALLAVDPLMGGGPAVGAVVLKPMVLGGLLPCLVVAMRAARLGMQSYVTSSLDGVVARAGATHLAAALPSGALASGLAVGRLFAHEPASHPYRPVHGHIRLPQAPGLGLTPEMVG
- the menD gene encoding 2-succinyl-5-enolpyruvyl-6-hydroxy-3-cyclohexene-1-carboxylic-acid synthase — its product is MSSDANVNVLWARALLEELTRGGVRHAVVCPGSRSSPLALACARSEGLRTWSVIDERSAGFFALGLAKQSRAPVVVVATSGTAGAHFYPAVIEASLAHVPLVVLTADRPLELQGWGAPQTVSQARFFGEHARLFADLGLPEASDVAVAHLRATAARAVATALRAPRGAVQLNVPFREPLAPVVEPFGEERLSALAKAGRPGAPLTRIVPPMPAPDAAALEGVRRRIAATERGVIVCGPRDEADGFAEAISALAQATGYPVLAEATSQARYGGGPLTVSHYDALLRHAPFAKAHRPELVLRFGGGLTPKVPQQWLDASGADIVLFSDGGALFDPAHRAALVVEGSAVASCEALTRGLSRGAGPWARSFLGAERLARAELESAFSEQPEVLNEPRIAREVVAALPSGVPLFVSSSMPIRDVDAFAPAGSVPLRVLANRGANGIDGIVSSALGMAAAAGRPAVLLTGDLALLHDVGAFVTAARARLSLTVVVVNNDGGGIFSFLPVAQAARPDDFESLFGTPHGVDLSHAAALGGARLHRPRTPAALRAAVREGLEGGLHLVEVRVDRAANVDEHRQLFARMAAALGDGPWA
- a CDS encoding 1,4-dihydroxy-2-naphthoate polyprenyltransferase; the protein is MSTSVPGVNPSMEKPRPGVKLWVMAARPKTLTAALVPVLVGTALAFGLGVGRALPALAALLGAVLIQIGTNFINDYYDFKKGADTHERLGPKRVTQSGLIAPSTVLAGAAVCFGLATAVGLYLVVVGGWPIIAIGVASLLCGFAYTGGPFPLGYHGLGDLFVFIFFGLVAVTGTYYVQAGTVDPAAWWAAVPVGAIGTALIVVNNQRDASTDVKAGKRTLVVRFGTGMGRAEYVLLLVLSYATPFAMYALGQAGPWVFLALLSLPLAVPPLRLMLTAQGAALNPALGGTARLQLVYGLLFALGLYLR
- the menE gene encoding o-succinylbenzoate--CoA ligase; this encodes MTDPKAVEAGTSPGARGGRACPLREGARRYPEAEALTFAGSAWTYRALDVEVGRWVKALEDRGVGAGDRVALLATNHVASVCLFWALGRLGAVLAPLNARLTRAELGPLMEDVEPRLVLALGALMDRLPGAEGLESLVAPHSTPSPTCEPLAEDAPRVLLFTSGTTGRPKGAVLTEGNFRASSKASAANLGAHPAPRWLGTLPLFHVGGLAMLTRTAYEGGALILHDRFDADAVNRAIDVEGISHASLVATTLERVLDARGDRPVPPTFRLALIGGGPVPVPLLARARAAGLLALQTYGLTEACSQVTTERPSEADGRTAGPPLPGMHVRIIGEDGTPQGSGVEGDIEVRGPTVMAGYWKRPDATRDVLRDGWLRTKDVGVLDAHGRLTVLSRRTDLIVRGGENLYPAEIEAVLANHPAVQEAAVVGVPDARWGEVPVAFLALRAGQPTPPSEALDAWCRQSLAGFKTPARFTWVDALPRNAMGKVERTVLRQRSIG
- the menH gene encoding 2-succinyl-6-hydroxy-2,4-cyclohexadiene-1-carboxylate synthase, producing MGVTLAYETWGEGPRPLVLLHGFTGSRSSFDDLRPFLGRAVKAIAVDLPGHGATPLPRHMGREGFLETVDALVALVDRLGQGPVDLLGYSQGARVALAAVVRAPDRFGRLIMESGSPGLHRRQERAARREADAQLAAFIRARGVDAFVDRWEALPLFEGLRQLSPERRDALRARRGACTPEGLAGALECLGLGVQPDYWPELHAQRRPTLLLTGANDAKFTQTARRMAAELPVVWRHAFADCGHAPHLEAPEAYAREVLGFLQTPWYEAPQFDSPASTVAGRMGS
- a CDS encoding bifunctional 3-(3-hydroxy-phenyl)propionate/3-hydroxycinnamic acid hydroxylase, yielding MAPESVDVIIVGCGPVGAMAANLLGQHGVRTLVIEREPAPHGQSRAISVDDEAQRIFQSVGLVDELGPGFFPCRLLKYLDDELRTLAEVDFTKVDQPFGHFVGAFFQQPRLEAALRRGMDRFPHVSLWQGHEVESFVQDDEGVTARVKECASEHAVTVHARYLLACDGAHSAIRRRLGLKLEGTTALEHSLAITVATTTPDPEFTAYLCGPRRRGFITRTARDEMRFDIILAPDEDLEAARRPEFVRSLIAPYLDPATVKVRSVNVYSYHSRLAEKWRVGRAFLLGDAAHLMPPFLGQGLCAGFRDAANLAWKLGLVLGGAADASLLDTYEQERRAHVAEVIRSSDAMGRVMMTGGQVLARARNALIQLLYRLPVTGDFIRQYKVKPMMPLEQGFLVHARRAKKDAPEGTYFPQPRVALPDGSSALLDDVLGEGFAVLTRPGASLEAQREARTLAEELGARWLPVSAAERTGSIRAEGVVDVEGRLGAWFAQHSADVVVLRPDRYVYGTAGGGGQGHLQGSLRGRIRPLARQGHGEVRRAS